A single Chlamydia suis DNA region contains:
- the tal gene encoding transaldolase — MSSQFDQLKLWSVLVGDTGDPALIKTLGVQDATTNPSLILKVAQEPKYQSMLTEAISWGIRQNGDDVQTLTFVLDKIQVNLGLEILKHVPGRVSLEIDARLSFNTEAMVQRAIFLSQLFEKMGGDRKRLLVKIPGTWEGIRAAEVLESQGIACNVTLIFNLVQAIAAAKAKVTLISPFVGRIYDWWIAAYGAEGYSIEADPGVASVVNIYSYYKKFDIPTQIMAASFRTKEQVLALAGCDFLTVSPKLLEELKKEQQPVERKLNVEEAKKLDIQPVELSESVFRFLMNEDAMATEKLAEGIRIFSGDTQILESAVTEFIRQIAAQEA, encoded by the coding sequence ATGTCTAGCCAGTTCGATCAGCTTAAGCTTTGGAGTGTTCTTGTTGGAGATACTGGGGATCCTGCTTTAATTAAGACGCTGGGAGTTCAGGATGCTACAACAAATCCTTCTTTGATTTTGAAGGTCGCTCAGGAGCCTAAGTATCAGTCGATGTTGACGGAGGCCATTTCTTGGGGGATCAGACAAAACGGTGATGATGTTCAGACTCTCACGTTTGTTCTAGATAAAATTCAAGTAAATTTAGGTCTTGAGATTCTAAAACATGTTCCGGGTCGAGTTTCGTTGGAAATCGATGCTCGACTTTCTTTTAACACGGAGGCAATGGTTCAGCGGGCTATCTTCTTGTCCCAGTTATTTGAGAAAATGGGAGGAGATAGAAAGCGTTTGCTAGTTAAAATTCCTGGGACATGGGAAGGGATTCGCGCAGCAGAAGTGTTAGAAAGTCAAGGGATTGCTTGTAATGTCACTTTGATTTTCAATCTTGTGCAAGCGATTGCGGCAGCAAAAGCAAAAGTGACACTAATTTCTCCTTTCGTTGGCCGGATTTATGATTGGTGGATAGCTGCTTATGGAGCTGAGGGGTACTCTATTGAGGCCGACCCTGGAGTAGCTTCAGTTGTGAATATCTATTCATATTATAAGAAGTTTGATATCCCGACACAGATTATGGCTGCTTCTTTTAGAACGAAAGAACAGGTCTTGGCTTTAGCCGGTTGTGATTTTCTAACGGTTTCTCCCAAATTATTAGAAGAATTAAAAAAAGAACAACAGCCTGTTGAAAGAAAGTTAAATGTTGAAGAAGCTAAAAAATTAGATATTCAACCTGTAGAACTTTCAGAAAGCGTATTCCGGTTCTTAATGAACGAGGATGCTATGGCAACAGAGAAATTAGCAGAGGGGATCAGAATCTTTTCTGGAGACACTCAAATTTTAGAATCCGCTGTTACCGAGTTTATTAGACAGATCGCTGCTCAAGAAGCGTAG
- the rpoC gene encoding DNA-directed RNA polymerase subunit beta', with translation MFREGSRDDAALVKEGLFDKLEIGIASDVTIRDKWSCGEIKKPETINYRTFKPEKGGLFCEKIFGPTKDWECYCGKYKKIKHKGIVCDRCGVEVTLSKVRRERMAHIELAVPIVHIWFFKTTPSRIGNVLGMTASDLERVIYYEEYVVIDPGNTDLVKKQLLNDAKYREVVEKWGKDAFVAKMGGEAVYDLLKSEDLESLLGELKDRLRKTKSQQARMKLAKRLKIVEGFVSSSNRPEWMVLKNIPVVPPDLRPLVPLDGGRFATSDLNDLYRRVINRNNRLKAILRLKTPEVIVRNEKRMLQEAVDALFDNGRHGHPVMGAGNRPLKSLSEMLKGKNGRFRQNLLGKRVDYSGRSVIIVGPELKFNQCGLPKEMALELFEPFIIKRLKDQGSVYTIRSAKKMIQRGAPEVWDVLEEIIKGHPVLLNRAPTLHRLGIQAFEPVLIEGKAIRVHPLVCAAFNADFDGDQMAVHVPLSIEAQLEAKVLMMAPDNIFLPSSGKPVATPSKDMTLGIYYLMADPTYFPEEHGGKTKVFKDETEVLRALNAGGFILKDEICGSRRDETGRGIHIHERIKVRIDGQIIETTPGRVFFNTIVPKELGFQNYSMPSKRISELILQCYKKVGLEATVRFLDDLKDLGFTQSTKAAISMGLKDVKIPEIKKEILKDAYEKVAVVKKQYEDGIITDGERHSKTISIWTEVSDLLSNALYAEIRKQTNSKHNPLFLMIDSGARGNKSQLKQLGALRGLMAKPNGAIIESPITSNFREGLTVLEYSISSHGARKGLADTALKTADSGYLTRRLVDVAQDVIITEKDCGTLNHIEVSTIRQGSEELLPLKDRIYGRTVSENVYQPGDKSNVLAYAGDVLTSSQAEAIDDAGIESVKIRSTLTCESRRGVCAKCYGLNLANGRLIGLGEAVGIIAAQSIGEPGTQLTMRTFHLGGIAATSSTPEIVADCDGILVYLDLRVVVDQEGNSLVLNKMGALHLVRDEGRSLSEYKKLLSTKSIESLATFPVELGAKILVNDGAAVTAGQRIAEVELHNIPIICDKPGFVHYEDLVEGVSTEKVTNKNTGLVELIVKQHRGELHPQIAIYADVNMKELVGTYAIPSGAIISVEEGQRIAPGMLLARLPRGAIKTKDITGGLPRVAELVEARKPEDAADIAKIDGVVDFKGIQKNKRILVVRDEITGMEEEHLISLTKHLIVQRGDNVIKGQQLTDGLVVPHEILEICGVRELQKYLVNEVQEVYRLQGVDINDKHIEIIVRQMLQKVRITDPGDTTLLFGEDVDKKEFYEENRRTEEDGGKPAQAVPVLLGITKASLGTESFISAASFQDTTRVLTDAACSSKTDYLLGFKENVIMGHMIPGGTGFDTHKRIKQHLEKEQEDLVFDFDSEFESVAG, from the coding sequence ATGTTCAGAGAAGGTTCTCGAGACGATGCAGCCTTGGTAAAAGAAGGTTTGTTTGATAAGTTAGAAATTGGGATTGCTTCAGATGTGACTATTCGCGACAAGTGGTCTTGTGGCGAAATTAAGAAACCAGAGACGATCAATTACCGCACGTTTAAACCTGAGAAAGGGGGGCTGTTTTGTGAAAAAATCTTTGGCCCAACCAAAGACTGGGAATGTTATTGCGGTAAATACAAGAAAATCAAACACAAAGGAATTGTGTGTGATCGCTGTGGGGTAGAAGTTACGCTTTCTAAGGTGCGACGAGAAAGAATGGCTCATATCGAGTTGGCTGTTCCTATTGTTCACATATGGTTTTTCAAAACAACCCCATCTAGAATCGGAAACGTTTTAGGGATGACTGCTTCAGATTTGGAGCGCGTAATCTATTACGAAGAATATGTCGTCATTGATCCAGGTAATACAGACTTGGTGAAAAAACAACTTCTTAACGATGCAAAATATCGAGAAGTAGTTGAGAAATGGGGTAAAGATGCTTTTGTTGCCAAAATGGGCGGAGAGGCTGTTTACGATCTGCTGAAATCAGAAGACTTAGAAAGTCTTTTGGGAGAGCTTAAAGATCGCTTGAGAAAAACCAAGTCTCAGCAAGCAAGGATGAAACTTGCTAAGCGTTTAAAAATCGTGGAAGGGTTTGTATCTTCTTCGAACCGCCCAGAGTGGATGGTCTTGAAAAATATTCCTGTCGTACCACCAGATCTTCGTCCTTTGGTTCCTTTAGATGGTGGGCGGTTTGCGACTTCTGATCTGAACGATTTGTACCGTAGAGTTATTAATCGAAATAATCGTTTGAAGGCTATTTTACGATTAAAAACTCCAGAGGTAATTGTTCGTAACGAGAAACGAATGTTACAAGAGGCTGTTGATGCCTTGTTTGACAACGGGCGTCATGGGCACCCTGTTATGGGGGCTGGAAATAGACCTCTTAAGTCCTTATCAGAGATGTTAAAAGGTAAAAATGGTCGTTTCCGACAAAATCTATTAGGGAAACGAGTGGATTATTCCGGTCGTTCCGTAATTATTGTTGGTCCAGAGTTGAAGTTTAATCAATGCGGACTGCCTAAAGAGATGGCGTTAGAGCTGTTTGAGCCGTTTATTATCAAGCGCTTAAAAGATCAGGGTAGCGTTTATACCATCCGTTCGGCCAAAAAAATGATTCAACGAGGAGCTCCTGAAGTTTGGGATGTCCTTGAAGAAATTATTAAGGGACATCCGGTTCTGCTGAACCGAGCTCCTACTTTGCACCGATTAGGAATACAGGCTTTTGAGCCGGTATTGATTGAGGGTAAAGCTATTCGAGTTCATCCATTGGTGTGTGCTGCGTTTAACGCGGACTTTGACGGAGACCAAATGGCTGTTCACGTACCGCTTTCCATCGAAGCTCAGTTAGAAGCTAAAGTTTTGATGATGGCTCCAGATAACATTTTCTTGCCATCATCAGGGAAACCTGTTGCAACGCCTTCTAAGGACATGACCTTAGGGATTTATTACCTGATGGCGGATCCGACTTATTTCCCAGAAGAGCATGGAGGGAAAACTAAGGTATTTAAAGATGAGACAGAAGTACTTAGAGCTTTGAATGCCGGAGGCTTTATTCTTAAGGATGAGATATGTGGTTCTCGCCGAGATGAAACAGGGCGGGGAATTCATATCCACGAAAGAATTAAAGTTCGAATTGATGGTCAAATTATTGAAACTACACCCGGTCGTGTATTTTTCAATACTATTGTTCCTAAAGAGCTTGGTTTCCAAAACTACAGCATGCCAAGTAAACGTATCAGCGAATTGATTTTACAATGCTATAAGAAAGTTGGCTTAGAGGCCACGGTGCGTTTCCTAGATGATTTGAAGGATTTAGGTTTCACGCAGTCTACGAAGGCAGCGATTTCTATGGGATTGAAAGATGTTAAAATCCCAGAGATCAAGAAAGAAATTTTGAAAGACGCCTACGAGAAAGTTGCTGTCGTTAAGAAACAATACGAAGATGGTATTATTACCGACGGGGAACGTCATTCTAAGACCATTAGTATTTGGACAGAGGTTTCCGATCTTCTATCGAACGCTCTATATGCAGAAATTAGGAAGCAAACGAATAGTAAGCATAACCCGTTATTCCTAATGATTGATTCTGGAGCACGAGGAAACAAATCTCAGTTGAAACAGTTAGGAGCTTTGCGAGGGTTAATGGCTAAACCTAATGGAGCCATTATTGAATCTCCAATTACTTCTAACTTTAGAGAAGGTTTAACTGTGCTCGAGTATTCCATTTCTTCTCACGGAGCAAGAAAAGGATTAGCGGATACGGCTCTTAAGACTGCAGACTCTGGGTATTTGACTCGTCGTTTAGTGGACGTTGCTCAAGATGTTATTATTACCGAAAAAGATTGCGGCACTCTTAATCACATTGAAGTGTCGACTATTCGTCAAGGTTCTGAAGAGCTGTTGCCTTTGAAAGATCGAATTTATGGACGAACTGTTTCGGAAAACGTTTATCAACCAGGGGATAAAAGCAATGTTTTAGCTTATGCAGGGGACGTTTTGACCTCTTCTCAAGCTGAAGCCATTGATGATGCTGGTATTGAAAGCGTGAAGATTCGCTCTACGCTCACTTGTGAGAGCCGTCGAGGAGTCTGTGCTAAATGTTATGGACTGAACCTTGCCAATGGCCGTTTAATTGGATTAGGAGAAGCTGTTGGTATTATTGCAGCCCAATCCATTGGAGAGCCTGGAACTCAGTTAACAATGAGAACATTCCACCTTGGGGGGATTGCTGCAACATCCTCAACTCCAGAGATTGTTGCCGACTGTGACGGAATCCTCGTTTATTTAGACTTACGTGTTGTGGTAGACCAAGAAGGAAATAGCCTTGTTCTAAACAAAATGGGAGCTTTGCACTTAGTTCGAGATGAAGGTCGAAGTTTAAGTGAATACAAGAAGCTTTTAAGCACGAAGTCTATCGAGAGCTTGGCAACATTCCCTGTAGAATTGGGAGCCAAAATTTTGGTTAATGATGGGGCTGCTGTTACTGCCGGACAAAGAATCGCAGAGGTGGAGCTGCATAACATTCCAATTATCTGCGATAAGCCTGGGTTTGTTCATTACGAAGATCTGGTGGAGGGGGTATCCACAGAGAAGGTCACGAACAAGAACACAGGACTTGTTGAGTTGATCGTGAAACAGCACAGGGGAGAGCTACATCCTCAGATTGCTATATATGCTGATGTTAACATGAAGGAATTGGTCGGTACGTATGCCATTCCTTCCGGAGCGATTATCTCTGTTGAAGAGGGGCAACGTATTGCTCCAGGAATGCTATTAGCAAGATTGCCTCGAGGGGCGATTAAGACGAAGGATATTACCGGTGGTTTACCTAGGGTTGCAGAGTTGGTAGAAGCTCGTAAGCCTGAAGATGCTGCGGACATTGCAAAAATTGATGGAGTCGTAGACTTTAAGGGTATTCAGAAGAACAAGCGTATCCTTGTGGTTCGTGACGAGATCACAGGTATGGAAGAGGAACATCTTATTTCTTTGACCAAACACCTGATTGTGCAACGCGGGGATAATGTTATCAAAGGTCAACAATTAACAGACGGTTTGGTTGTTCCTCACGAAATTCTTGAGATTTGCGGGGTTCGTGAATTGCAGAAATACCTGGTTAACGAAGTGCAAGAAGTGTACCGTTTACAAGGTGTGGACATTAACGACAAACATATTGAAATCATTGTTCGTCAAATGTTGCAAAAAGTACGTATTACTGATCCGGGTGATACAACCTTGTTGTTCGGAGAGGATGTAGATAAGAAGGAGTTTTATGAAGAAAACCGCCGTACGGAAGAGGATGGAGGAAAACCAGCCCAGGCGGTTCCTGTACTCTTAGGAATTACTAAAGCTTCTTTGGGAACAGAATCCTTTATCTCTGCGGCATCGTTCCAAGATACAACACGGGTCTTAACAGATGCTGCTTGCAGCAGTAAGACAGACTATCTGCTAGGATTCAAAGAGAACGTGATCATGGGACATATGATTCCTGGTGGTACAGGATTTGATACGCATAAGCGTATTAAGCAACATCTTGAGAAAGAACAAGAAGACTTGGTCTTTGATTTTGATAGCGAGTTCGAGTCTGTAGCAGGCTAA